Proteins from a genomic interval of Paenibacillus sp. RC334:
- the nadD gene encoding nicotinate-nucleotide adenylyltransferase, whose amino-acid sequence MKIGIMGGTFDPIHIGHLLAGEAARDAYALDHVWFMPSHIPPHKHQAGASGTERLEMTSEAVAGHPAFGVLDIEVLRGGVSYTIDTIKELQELHPAVDFYFIIGADMVNYLPHWQGIEELAQRICFIGVRRPGFQLALNELPHYLQNKVLLADMPVVDISSTDIRERVAEGRTIRYLVPDRVHDYITRGGLYEVQP is encoded by the coding sequence ATGAAAATCGGTATTATGGGCGGTACATTTGACCCGATTCATATTGGACATCTGCTGGCTGGAGAAGCGGCAAGGGATGCCTATGCGCTGGACCATGTATGGTTCATGCCTTCCCATATCCCTCCCCACAAGCACCAGGCGGGGGCTAGCGGCACAGAGCGGCTGGAGATGACGAGTGAAGCGGTGGCGGGCCATCCTGCTTTTGGAGTGTTAGATATTGAAGTGCTTCGAGGTGGGGTATCTTATACTATTGACACGATCAAAGAGCTTCAGGAGCTGCATCCTGCTGTAGATTTTTATTTTATTATCGGCGCGGATATGGTGAATTACTTACCTCATTGGCAGGGGATTGAGGAGCTGGCACAGCGAATTTGTTTTATCGGTGTCCGGCGTCCCGGTTTCCAGCTTGCGCTGAATGAACTACCGCATTATTTGCAGAACAAGGTGCTGCTGGCGGATATGCCGGTGGTGGATATTTCTTCGACGGATATTCGGGAACGTGTTGCGGAAGGGCGCACCATTCGCTATCTTGTGCCTGATCGTGTGCATGACTACATTACAAGGGGCGGTTTGTATGAAGTACAGCCGTGA
- the yhbY gene encoding ribosome assembly RNA-binding protein YhbY, giving the protein MLTGKQKRYLRSMAHHLDPVFQVGKNGTNEHLMRHINDAIEKRELMKVQILNNCLDDKHEIAEELATETGSELVQLIGSTIILYKESRDNKQIELPRG; this is encoded by the coding sequence ATGTTAACAGGTAAACAAAAAAGGTATTTGCGCTCGATGGCGCATCATCTGGACCCGGTTTTTCAAGTAGGGAAAAACGGTACGAACGAGCATCTTATGCGTCACATTAACGATGCGATTGAAAAGCGCGAGCTGATGAAGGTGCAGATTTTGAACAACTGTCTGGATGACAAGCATGAAATTGCGGAAGAACTGGCTACGGAAACAGGTTCCGAGCTTGTACAGCTCATCGGGAGCACGATTATTTTGTACAAGGAATCCCGTGATAACAAGCAAATCGAGCTGCCTAGAGGATAA
- the aroE gene encoding shikimate dehydrogenase, whose amino-acid sequence MSSGESGVTEQDLVLLGVLGDPIKHSKSPLMHKVALKAAGIEGDFVPLHVKPDQLEDAMKGIRALHFRGVNVTIPHKVEVMKYLDEIDEGARLIGAVNTIVNDNGRLKGYNTDGIGYVRSLKEETSVKLKGTRIAVLGAGGAARGVIHALLEEQPESVIILNRTRDKAEQLALEWTTEAIPVTGYSNDEAESVLASVDVLINTTSVGMSPLSDELPLETSLIPEGIIVSDLIYNPLETRFLRESRKQRGCTVHGGLGMFVYQGAVAFEYFMGVAPAVDEMRAAVLRSLS is encoded by the coding sequence ATGAGCAGCGGGGAGTCTGGAGTGACCGAACAAGATCTTGTATTATTGGGCGTATTGGGTGATCCGATCAAGCACTCCAAATCGCCTCTCATGCATAAAGTAGCTTTAAAGGCAGCGGGGATAGAGGGGGATTTTGTTCCTCTTCACGTCAAGCCCGATCAGCTGGAGGACGCCATGAAGGGGATTCGGGCTTTGCATTTCCGCGGAGTCAATGTGACGATTCCCCATAAAGTTGAAGTTATGAAATATTTGGATGAGATTGATGAAGGAGCCAGACTCATCGGCGCTGTCAACACGATTGTGAACGACAACGGACGTCTTAAGGGTTACAATACGGACGGGATCGGCTACGTGCGTTCCCTCAAAGAAGAGACTTCGGTCAAGCTGAAAGGCACAAGAATTGCGGTCCTCGGAGCCGGAGGTGCTGCCAGAGGTGTGATTCATGCGTTACTGGAGGAACAGCCGGAATCGGTCATTATTCTGAATCGGACACGCGATAAGGCCGAGCAGCTGGCATTGGAGTGGACGACGGAAGCAATCCCTGTGACGGGTTATTCTAACGATGAAGCGGAGAGCGTGCTTGCATCGGTGGATGTGCTGATCAATACGACCTCGGTAGGAATGTCTCCTCTATCCGATGAGCTTCCGCTGGAAACGAGTCTGATTCCAGAAGGAATCATTGTAAGTGATTTGATCTACAACCCGCTGGAAACGAGATTTTTGCGCGAAAGCCGTAAACAGCGCGGCTGCACCGTACACGGAGGCTTGGGCATGTTCGTGTATCAGGGAGCAGTGGCCTTTGAGTATTTTATGGGCGTAGCCCCTGCTGTAGACGAAATGAGAGCGGCTGTGCTGAGAAGCCTGTCGTAA
- the yqeH gene encoding ribosome biogenesis GTPase YqeH: MTERPDGGTAVKCSGCGITMQTTSPELPGYIPEKLLTREPVICQRCFRIKNYNETSSVAVDQDEFLKLLSQIGDKDALVIHIVDIFDFEGSLISGLQRFVGSNPVVLAVNKTDLLPKVTNWNKVLNWVQKQAKEQGLRTADIVLCSAKKNQGFDRLLDVVSELRGNRDVYVVGATNVGKSTLINRLIRDHSDMEQELTTSRYPGTTLDMVNIPLDDGKHIIDTPGIVYPWRFSEIVSRQDLSAIMPDKPLKPAAYQLDPGQTLFFGGMARFDFVEGQHQSFTCYINGSLKIHRTKLERADQLFEDHAGELLSPPTRDQLADMPEWTRHEFRVPRKSQSDIYISGLGWIRVNSENGALVAVHAPRGIRVLLRPSLI; encoded by the coding sequence ATGACTGAAAGACCTGACGGCGGAACTGCTGTCAAATGTAGTGGGTGCGGTATCACGATGCAGACCACTAGCCCGGAGCTTCCGGGATATATTCCTGAAAAATTGCTTACACGCGAGCCTGTCATCTGTCAGCGCTGTTTCCGGATTAAAAACTATAATGAAACGTCTTCGGTAGCTGTGGATCAGGATGAGTTCCTGAAACTGCTCAGCCAAATTGGGGACAAGGACGCTCTCGTCATCCACATTGTGGACATTTTCGACTTTGAAGGCAGTCTGATTTCCGGCTTGCAACGTTTCGTAGGATCTAATCCGGTTGTACTGGCTGTGAACAAGACGGATTTGTTGCCTAAGGTAACGAACTGGAACAAGGTCCTCAACTGGGTGCAAAAGCAGGCTAAGGAGCAAGGACTTCGCACGGCCGATATCGTTCTGTGCTCGGCCAAAAAAAATCAGGGCTTTGATCGTCTGCTGGATGTGGTGTCCGAGTTGCGTGGCAATCGGGATGTGTATGTGGTCGGTGCAACAAATGTTGGTAAATCCACGCTCATTAACCGCTTGATCCGTGATCATAGCGATATGGAGCAGGAGTTAACAACATCCCGTTACCCGGGAACGACGCTGGATATGGTGAATATTCCGCTCGACGACGGTAAGCATATTATTGATACACCGGGTATTGTGTACCCTTGGCGGTTCAGTGAAATCGTGTCCCGGCAGGATTTGAGCGCCATTATGCCGGACAAGCCGCTGAAACCTGCTGCTTATCAGCTGGACCCCGGACAAACCTTGTTTTTCGGTGGGATGGCGAGGTTTGATTTTGTAGAAGGTCAACATCAATCGTTCACCTGCTACATCAACGGTAGTCTTAAAATTCATCGCACCAAGCTGGAGCGGGCGGATCAACTGTTCGAAGATCATGCCGGAGAACTGTTGTCACCGCCGACACGTGATCAGTTGGCAGATATGCCGGAATGGACAAGACATGAGTTCCGCGTTCCTCGTAAATCTCAATCGGATATTTATATCTCCGGTCTGGGATGGATCAGGGTCAATAGTGAGAACGGGGCTTTGGTAGCGGTTCATGCTCCTCGGGGAATCCGTGTCCTTCTACGGCCTTCGTTGATTTAA
- a CDS encoding YqeG family HAD IIIA-type phosphatase codes for MFEMLMPKLRVNTVFDIDLEGLYAQGYRGIITDLDNTLVGAKAPNATPELVAWFEKVKQAGFKLVIVSNNNMGRVSVFATPLDIEFIHAARKPSNSSFRRAIRMMGLTPEETIMVGDQMLTDVLGGNRLGLHTVLVLPISIHDEGIMTRFNRRLERIALTRLRKKGLWLEEEKKND; via the coding sequence TTGTTTGAAATGCTGATGCCCAAATTACGGGTAAATACCGTCTTTGATATTGATCTTGAAGGCTTGTATGCTCAAGGATATCGCGGCATTATTACGGATTTGGATAATACGCTGGTTGGTGCAAAAGCGCCGAATGCGACTCCCGAGCTGGTGGCCTGGTTTGAGAAGGTCAAACAGGCGGGTTTTAAGCTTGTCATCGTGTCCAACAATAATATGGGACGTGTATCTGTGTTCGCTACGCCTTTGGACATTGAATTTATACATGCCGCACGGAAGCCCTCCAACTCGTCCTTCCGCAGAGCCATCCGTATGATGGGACTTACCCCGGAAGAGACTATAATGGTCGGGGACCAAATGTTGACGGATGTATTGGGTGGCAACCGACTGGGATTGCACACGGTGCTGGTGCTGCCAATATCCATCCATGATGAAGGAATCATGACCCGCTTTAATCGGCGGTTGGAGCGAATCGCGCTCACAAGGTTACGTAAGAAAGGCTTATGGCTTGAGGAGGAAAAGAAGAATGACTGA
- a CDS encoding transglutaminase domain-containing protein, which produces MKNWLQSLKGSWAAAFTFLWIIIIAMQWVSFASVLWLEETRTLVLATVTMLALVKILLPLRPWIEFIVKAATLFFILYRTLVSYSIIIPFGGFANRLDQFISNMSPYIWFSLIAWLVIEMLPLIVTTKQRILVFVGINIAALAVLDSFTPTVLWEEVAWMVFAGMGWLVTQHLQYFRQHYPQGWKHIRRYPYKIAANIAVIFALIIMAGVNMPEIEPTLTDPYTAWTQRNSSSTVGINNGAGAMNQRMSTASGYSRQDNRLGGGFNFDYSPVMTITTNQRSYWRGETKRTYSGTGWSDADNDDQTLNDVPMTAELENTQETLHSTEQVVQTITMQNDQSYPVLFGAYSVHRVQSVDRDSRADGLRWKPEQAELLWNSSSRRTAYPKTYTLVSHVPVIPEKELRKKTFNELYGKNKQEAYLQIPNELPKRVRDLAQNVTSSAKTPYEKVGLLQQYLQRNYAYTNNPDLSRKRSKDFVDAFLFEIREGYCDYYSTSMVMMARSVGVPARWVKGYAPGQQTFSDDATTSDGNENMSSYSVTNADAHSWAEVYLGEYGWVPVEATPGFDMPLLTEQEDSKTPDTPEVKDQPEPEQSAQTSQANSEEGTKIHPVIIAAAVAVIILWGAYIVWRNRADIHFYLLRLRKGKPLTPDEKVIVETERWLRYMRSKGFARTSHETLRESVGRWSVESPERASILHLLLELFEQARYSPSSVTAEDWHKVRQQAALLHKKG; this is translated from the coding sequence ATGAAGAACTGGCTACAATCGCTGAAGGGCTCCTGGGCTGCGGCTTTTACATTTTTATGGATTATTATTATTGCCATGCAATGGGTGTCCTTTGCTTCAGTGCTGTGGCTTGAAGAGACAAGAACGCTTGTATTGGCGACGGTTACGATGCTGGCTCTGGTGAAAATTTTGCTGCCGCTTCGGCCTTGGATTGAATTTATCGTCAAAGCGGCGACGTTATTTTTTATTTTGTACCGGACGCTCGTGTCCTACTCGATTATTATTCCTTTCGGGGGTTTTGCAAACCGTCTGGATCAATTTATATCGAATATGTCTCCGTATATCTGGTTTTCACTGATCGCTTGGCTTGTTATTGAGATGTTACCACTCATCGTTACGACGAAGCAGCGCATTCTGGTTTTTGTGGGTATTAATATTGCCGCGCTGGCAGTGCTTGATTCGTTCACGCCAACCGTGCTGTGGGAAGAAGTCGCATGGATGGTCTTTGCGGGTATGGGTTGGCTGGTGACTCAGCATTTGCAGTATTTTCGGCAGCACTATCCTCAAGGCTGGAAACACATTCGCCGTTACCCGTACAAAATTGCAGCCAATATTGCGGTCATTTTTGCTTTGATTATTATGGCTGGCGTGAATATGCCAGAGATAGAGCCGACCTTAACGGATCCATATACGGCTTGGACCCAGCGAAATAGCTCATCTACCGTTGGTATTAACAATGGAGCCGGGGCTATGAATCAGCGGATGAGTACAGCATCGGGCTATAGTCGGCAGGATAATCGACTGGGTGGGGGGTTTAATTTTGACTACTCTCCCGTAATGACCATCACGACGAACCAGCGAAGCTACTGGCGGGGCGAGACGAAGCGAACGTATTCCGGTACGGGCTGGAGTGATGCAGACAACGACGACCAAACGCTGAATGATGTGCCAATGACGGCAGAGCTGGAAAATACACAAGAAACACTGCATTCGACCGAGCAGGTCGTTCAGACCATTACGATGCAAAATGATCAGAGCTATCCGGTTTTGTTCGGCGCGTATTCGGTACATCGTGTTCAATCGGTGGACAGAGACTCGCGGGCAGACGGATTGCGTTGGAAACCGGAACAGGCAGAACTGCTTTGGAATTCATCCTCCAGAAGAACTGCTTATCCGAAAACGTATACTCTGGTGTCACATGTACCTGTAATCCCGGAGAAAGAGCTGCGCAAGAAAACGTTTAATGAGCTGTATGGAAAGAACAAGCAGGAAGCCTATTTGCAAATCCCGAATGAGCTGCCGAAGCGAGTGCGTGATTTGGCTCAAAATGTAACGTCATCGGCGAAGACACCTTATGAAAAGGTCGGACTGCTACAGCAATATTTACAGCGAAATTATGCATATACAAACAATCCGGATCTTTCTCGCAAAAGAAGCAAGGATTTTGTGGATGCCTTTCTGTTTGAGATTCGGGAAGGCTATTGCGATTATTATTCCACTTCGATGGTTATGATGGCCCGCTCCGTTGGTGTTCCGGCACGGTGGGTCAAAGGATATGCACCTGGTCAGCAAACATTTTCGGATGATGCAACGACCAGCGATGGTAACGAAAATATGTCTTCCTATTCCGTTACCAACGCGGATGCTCATTCCTGGGCCGAAGTGTATCTGGGTGAATACGGCTGGGTTCCTGTAGAAGCCACGCCGGGCTTTGATATGCCGTTGCTTACGGAGCAGGAGGATTCGAAAACGCCTGATACTCCAGAAGTGAAAGATCAGCCTGAGCCTGAACAGTCTGCGCAGACATCGCAGGCCAATTCGGAGGAAGGCACGAAGATTCATCCTGTAATCATAGCGGCGGCAGTGGCTGTTATCATACTGTGGGGCGCTTATATCGTATGGCGTAATCGGGCAGATATTCATTTTTATCTGCTGCGTCTGCGTAAAGGAAAGCCGTTGACCCCGGACGAAAAGGTGATCGTCGAAACCGAGCGCTGGCTCCGTTACATGCGGAGTAAGGGGTTTGCACGTACTAGCCACGAGACGCTGAGGGAATCGGTCGGCAGATGGTCAGTTGAATCACCGGAACGCGCTTCAATTCTGCATCTGCTGCTGGAGCTGTTTGAACAAGCGCGCTACAGTCCTTCCTCGGTAACTGCCGAGGATTGGCACAAGGTCCGCCAGCAAGCGGCCCTGTTGCATAAGAAGGGTTAG
- a CDS encoding DUF58 domain-containing protein → MKKVKRKRRLLRLSGRIWLLMAIWVVCLLYLLFQGGKTSVMLLSMVTLLVIYLWIVGLSGVRRVQGSRQLSQGSEFGELLHAGDQVHVKLSLRLPGFLPLPYIIVREVLKRHTGESWSFEDSVIPSMKGSGQLAFQTPALERGSYYFAQTECVSEDIFGLLEHKGMLNAPGEFRVLPRTVFIPYWQLNDRRSRMSGPQTVQTRTRRETTQINGVRDYVYGDRFSRIHWNATARTGSWKSKEFEHETVPKTMLVLDIHTKHYVNADQFELAVSSIASLLEYGGRERMGVGLCTAGETGTVFQPSEQMMERQRMMHHLVDIHTTSQGSLMAAVESGVRQFPQGCYFVLISPLKDHQALELLRWVDTRGMTPCHVYIGEGSSEGQAEEWMSMLRTRGIQGYHVPSLEELPAVMGGGTL, encoded by the coding sequence ATGAAGAAAGTCAAAAGGAAGCGCAGGCTCCTCCGGCTGTCAGGCCGCATCTGGCTTCTGATGGCCATATGGGTGGTATGTCTGCTATATCTGTTGTTTCAGGGTGGCAAGACGTCAGTCATGCTATTGTCCATGGTTACGCTGTTAGTCATTTATTTATGGATCGTCGGGTTGAGCGGGGTACGCCGTGTTCAGGGTTCAAGGCAGCTTTCGCAAGGCTCAGAGTTCGGGGAGCTACTGCATGCGGGAGATCAGGTGCATGTAAAGCTGAGCTTGAGACTTCCTGGCTTTCTTCCACTGCCGTATATCATTGTTCGTGAGGTGCTCAAGCGTCATACAGGTGAATCCTGGTCGTTTGAGGACAGTGTTATCCCCAGCATGAAAGGAAGCGGACAGCTTGCCTTCCAGACCCCTGCGTTGGAGCGGGGAAGCTATTATTTTGCGCAAACGGAGTGTGTGAGCGAGGATATCTTCGGCCTGTTGGAGCATAAAGGCATGTTAAACGCACCCGGTGAATTTCGGGTACTGCCCCGCACGGTATTCATTCCCTATTGGCAGTTAAATGACCGTCGCTCGCGGATGTCCGGGCCACAGACCGTCCAGACTCGAACACGCCGCGAAACGACACAAATTAACGGAGTGCGGGACTATGTATATGGGGACCGTTTTTCACGTATCCATTGGAATGCGACCGCACGTACAGGAAGCTGGAAATCCAAGGAATTTGAGCATGAGACGGTTCCGAAAACGATGCTTGTACTGGACATACACACGAAACATTATGTAAATGCCGATCAGTTTGAACTGGCCGTATCCTCAATCGCTTCATTGCTGGAATATGGCGGACGGGAGCGGATGGGAGTAGGTCTTTGTACGGCAGGGGAAACAGGCACTGTCTTTCAGCCCAGTGAGCAGATGATGGAACGGCAACGGATGATGCATCATTTGGTAGACATACACACCACTTCTCAAGGCAGTCTTATGGCCGCTGTAGAAAGCGGTGTTCGGCAATTTCCACAAGGCTGCTATTTTGTGCTGATTAGTCCGTTGAAGGATCATCAGGCGTTGGAGCTTCTTCGCTGGGTCGATACCCGGGGGATGACCCCGTGCCACGTTTATATCGGAGAAGGCTCAAGTGAGGGACAGGCAGAAGAATGGATGAGCATGCTTCGTACAAGAGGCATTCAGGGTTATCATGTTCCGAGTCTTGAAGAGCTTCCAGCTGTAATGGGGGGAGGGACGCTATGA